From the Bubalus kerabau isolate K-KA32 ecotype Philippines breed swamp buffalo chromosome 2, PCC_UOA_SB_1v2, whole genome shotgun sequence genome, one window contains:
- the BCL6 gene encoding B-cell lymphoma 6 protein has translation MASPADSCIQFTRHASDVLLNLNRLRSRDILTDVVIVVSREQFRAHKTVLMACSGLFYSIFTDQLKCNLSVINLDPEINPEGFCILLDFMYTSRLNLREGNIMAVMATAMYLQMEHVVDTCRKFIKASEAEMVPAIKPPREDFLNSRMLMPQDIMAYRGREVVENSLPLRNAPGCESRAFAPSLYNGLSTPPASYPVYGHLPVSSFLFSDEELRDARMPIANPFPKDRALPCDSARPVPSEYSRPAMEISPGVCHSTIYSPKEAAPEDARSDMHYSVAEGPKPAAPSARSAPYFPCDKAGKEEERPSSEDEIALHFEPPNAPLNRKGLVSPQSPQKSDCQPNSPTESCSSKNACILQTSGSPPAKSPTDPKACNWKKYKFIVLNSLNQNTKPEGPEQAELGRLSPRAYAAPPACQPPMEPDSLDLQSPTKLSTSGEDSTIPLASRLNNIVNRSLTGSPRSSSESHSPLYLHPPKCTSCGSQSPQHAEMCLHAAGPTFPEELGETQSEYSDSSCENGAFFCNECDCRFSEEASLKRHTLQTHSDKPYKCDRCQASFRYKGNLASHKTVHTGEKPYRCNICGAQFNRPANLKTHTRIHSGEKPYKCETCGARFVQVAHLRAHVLIHTGEKPYPCEICGTRFRHLQTLKSHLRIHTGEKPYHCEKCNLHFRHKSQLRLHLRQKHGAITNTKVQYRVSATDLPPELPKAC, from the exons ATGGCCTCGCCGGCTGACAGCTGTATCCAGTTCACCCGCCATGCCAGTGACGTTCTTCTCAACCTTAATCGCCTCCGGAGCCGTGACATCTTGACTGATGTTGTCATAGTGGTGAGCCGGGAGCAGTTTAGAGCCCATAAGACAGTCCTCATGGCCTGCAG TGGCCTGTTCTACAGCATCTTCACAGACCAGTTGAAATGCAACCTCAGTGTGATCAATCTGGATCCTGAGATCAACCCGGAGGGGTTCTGCATCCTCCTGGACTTCATGTACACATCTCGGCTCAATCTGCGGGAGGGCAACATCATGGCCGTGATGGCCACAGCTATGTACCTTCAGATGGAGCATGTTGTGGACACTTGCCGGAAGTTCATCAAGGCCAG TGAAGCAGAGATGGTTCCTGCCATCAAGCCTCCCCGTGAAGACTTCCTCAACAGCCGCATGCTGATGCCCCAGGACATCATGGCCTATCGGGGCCGGGAGGTGGTGGAGAACAGCCTACCACTGAGGAACGCCCCTGGATGTGAGAGCAGAGCTTTTGCCCCCAGCTTGTACAATGGCCTGTCCACACCGCCAGCCTCATACCCTGTGTACGGCCACCTTCCGGTCAGCAGCTTCCTTTTCTCTGATGAGGAGCTCCGGGATGCCCGGATGCCTATAGCCAACCCCTTCCCCAAGGATCGGGCCCTCCCCTGCGACAGTGCCAGGCCAGTGCCCAGTGAGTACAGCCGGCCGGCCATGGAGATCTCCCCCGGTGTGTGCCACAGCACCATCTACTCGCCCAAGGAGGCGGCTCCTGAGGACGCGCGGAGTGACATGCACTACAGTGTGGCCGAGGGCCCCAAGCCTGCTGCGCCCTCAGCCCGGAGCGCCCCATACTTCCCCTGTGACAAGGCCGGCAAGGAGGAAGAGCGGCCCTCCTCGGAAGATGAGATTGCCCTGCATTTCGAGCCCCCCAATGCACCCCTGAACAGGAAGGGTCTGGTTAGCCCACAAAGTCCCCAGAAGTCTGACTGCCAGCCCAACTCTCCCACGGAGTCCTGTAGCAGCAAGAATGCCTGCATCCTCCAGACCTCTGGGTCCCCACCGGCCAAGAGCCCCACTGACCCCAAAGCCTGcaactggaagaagtacaagttTATCGTGCTCAACAGTCTCAACCAGAACACCAAACCGGAGGGGCCTGAGCAGGCAGAGCTGGGCCGCCTTTCCCCTCGAGCCTATGCTGCCCCGCCAGCCTGCCAGCCACCCATGGAGCCTGATAGCCTTGACCTCCAGTCCCCAACTAAGCTCAGCACCAGTGGGGAGGACTCCACCATCCCACTGGCCAGTCGGCTCAACAACATTGTCAACAG GTCCCTGACTGGCTCCCCCCGAAGCAGCAGCGAGAGCCACTCGCCGCTCTACCTGCACCCCCCCAAGTGCACGTCCTGTGGCTCGCAGTCCCCGCAGCATGCAGAGATGTGCCTGCATGCTGCTGGCCCCACGTTCCCCGAGGAGCTGGGGGAGACCCAGTCTGAGTACTCAGATTCCAGCTGCG AGAATGGGGCCTTCTTCTGCAATGAGTGTGACTGCCGCTTTTCTGAGGAGGCTTCCCTCAAGAGGCACACGCTGCAGACCCACAGTGACAAACCCTACAAGTGTGACCGCTGCCAGGCCTCCTTCCGCTACAAGGGCAACCTCGCCAGCCACAAGACCGTCCACACGG GTGAGAAACCCTATCGTTGTAACATTTGCGGGGCCCAGTTCAACCGACCGGCCAACCTGAAAACCCACACCCGAATTCACTCTGGAGAGAAGCCCTACAAATGCGAAACGTGCGGAGCCAGATTTGTCCAG GTGGCCCACCTCCGTGCCCATGTGCTCATCCACACTGGCGAGAAGCCCTATCCCTGTGAAATCTGTGGCACCCGATTCCGGCACCTTCAGACTCTGAAGAGCCACCTGCGAatccacacaggagagaaaccttaccAT TGTGAGAAGTGTAACCTGCATTTCCGTCACAAAAGTCAGCTCCGTCTTCACTTGCGCCAGAAGCACGGTGCCATCACCAACACCAAGGTGCAATATCGCGTGTCCGCCACTGACCTGCCCCCGGAGCTCCCCAAAGCCTGCTGA